The Globicephala melas chromosome X, mGloMel1.2, whole genome shotgun sequence genome contains the following window.
TAGAAAAAGGTACCTAAAATCTATGGCTTGGGACAACAGACTTCCAATCAAAAATCAGGATAGCTCATTAATATATTATCTTTGTATGAGGTTTTTTTAcaagctttttttctctttttattctcccTGTTCCATTCCAAACTTTTCTGTATCGGTGTGAATGATTAAGTATTAATTCTTGAAAAGCATCTAAACAAGCCTCCACGTAGATAATTTTAGAATGAAAGTTGTAGTTGAGTCACATTTGTCCAATATCATAAATCAGAAGAGAGCTATTTTCTAAAGGAGTCACAGTTGTCTTAAATCAAGGTCAAAATTATTTTACCCTTAGGATTTCACCACTGATTAGTTCCTTTTTCAATTCAGtagaaaaacaagcaaaggatatgaataagCAATTCCCAAGTGgacaataaacatatgaaaagacattCAATCTTAACACTAATCTAAGAAATAGAAATGCATAATAATAAGAAATTAATTTGGAGATGTTTATTAAAATGTGAATAGCGATTATCTCAGtgtattttgagttattttaaatttcttatttggaTTTCAATGTACTGACTTTTTTCAACctatattattttcagaaaagataaagttgttaaaaaactGCCTCAGTTATTTGCAGATAAATTATGGACAATGCATCAGAAATCAGAACTCAGAAACAGAATCAAACAATTTAGTtaatacagtaaaggtagtattTCAAATAAGTGTGAGACAGAAAGATTATCAAATAAGTGGTACTAAGAAAATTAACTagctaataaaaatacattaaaaaagtcTCGATCCCTAACTCATTGCTAACtccaaaatattaattattgTTGGTACAAAGTTTAACATGTATATGAAACCATTAAGGTACTATAAAATATAAGTGCATTCATTACCAAAATACATCcatcattttaaaggaaaataataatctgTAGAACAATATTTACAGCAtaacttcattgatttaaatCATTGTTTCCATAgtatatgttttaattaaaattataaaatgaaaggatATGCACCCAGTAAGTTATATTCAGCATTATATCATCATCCTCTACCacatgtgcctggcacatggcaggcacAAAAATATATTAgttgaatgactaaataaatgaactcatgcattgttggtgggactgtaaattgtgataatttttttctggagagAAGTTTGGCAATATGTATCAAAGAGTAAAATAAGCATGCAACTTATTCCAGCACTCccatttctaggaattcatcATATGACTAATTTTTACAAGTGCATATAGTAGGTATACAGGGGTAACTTTTTTATAACAGGAGAAAATATGAATGTTAGTGGAGAGGTGGTTTGGGAAGTAGCTGCCCTACAATAGGaatctggttaaataaattaaggcaaatatttccatggaatatgcatctatttaaaaataagatgttgATCATTTACTGTGAAAGTATAGTCACAATTAATTGATAAATGAGCAGATTACAAGAGAATACGATGTCACACAGATAAAATAGCATATATAAACAGGCAGGTGTGAATATGTACAAAGAAAATTCTGGAAGGAAATGCATCAAAATGCTAACAATGGTTAACAAATGATTAAGattgtgtttttattatcattggaATTTTCTATATTGTATTTTTCCTTACAATGCTTACATACTTTGACAACCAGGAATAAACAATAAAAGTAAATTCAtttacagaatagaaaataaaagtgtttcctaacttttaaaaaatatgactaaATGACTAAGCACAAATCCTATAATAAAAAGGTAACATAAGGGTTAATCTAACTTTAATATTTTCCTCACTTGAAATGAATAAttcatcatattttatattttaatttgctaCTTGTATTCTATGAGCAGGTTTAGAAAGTGAATGTGATTAATTAGGTTATTTTCTACATTAGCATTCCAAATCACCTCTGTGGAGTTTTCCGCTTCCATAGAACTACTAAGATATCTTCCAATTAAGTCTTTAAAAGACTATATCTTGTGAATTTTTATTCAAACACAGATAGGTAATTCTTGTCATTCATAAAAATGGGCTAAATATGTTCCTTACCTTTTAATGAAAAGTAAACACTGGTCTTTTTGGTTGTACCAAGGGAGTTGTTCTGTTGCAGAAAAGAATcctgtaaataaaaataacagatacctgtttttaaacttcattttgcaAAAGTTTATTCATATATTACTGGACTTGTAAATCATACTTTAGTATGGCTAGAATTTTACAGTGTTAGAAGGAAACTGGTGGAAGATGACAATGTAAAGAACACCCTGACAGAGGATGCAGTTTCATCAGCACAGATTCCCCCTCCCGTCCTGCTATTCGTGGAATTGAAAACTGCTGCACGAAAGTATAGAACAAATCGTCTGCTTTTAAATAATACTACTTAACATTTGAATGCccttttattttatctataaGGTTGTTACAATCATTGAGAAGGACTACGTGGCAAATCAGCAGCAAGGATGGGGTCTCTTATATGCCagcttaaaaagagaaatatagtaaAAATGGTGTAACTGACTCACGGCAACATGGGTTCGCAAACCTTGTAGATGGATATAAACCAGGCTTGCCAAACATCACAGACAGCACTTATTAAAACTGCTACGTGGAATGCAATATGCCTGCTTTCTAGCCCCTCCCCCCCTCACCAATAAACGACTCCCCCTTTTTCCCCCAGTGTAAAAATACATGCTCATAGAACAattagataaaagaaaaagaattttaaaaatcatcaataaTCACACTACCCAATGATGCCACTTGGAGCATTTtcacccaattttttaaaaaacagatttttgttACGAGGCCCCTGACAAACCAAGCAGGAATTAAGGATGAGCGGATGGGAGAAGAATATTCCTCTTCCCTTGTTAGGAATCATGACTAGTATTTTTACCTCAtatctaagcttttttttttttgtaattataaaactataaagataGAAttttgaggggggaaaaaacgTCTTCCAGGGGTGTCTGCCTCAGCAACCAAGGAGCGTCTGGGAAGGAGGGCGGagcctggagggggaggggcgttTGGTCACTCATTGGGCTGAGAGGTTGTCAATCAAGCTTGCCCAGCAAATGAGGTGCGAGCTGAGGGCACACTGGGAACTAAATGAACTGGAGGTCTGACTGCGAGGGGAGGGGGCTTGAGATGTAAGCAGTGAAGAGATCTCGGGGTCTTGCACTGCGCCATTCGGCTGCGGCACGCCTCAGTCCGCTGCAGCTGTAGCTGAGAGAGGCCTTGCCTTCGCCGCTCTCGTCCAGGTCTccgctgctgctgccacctcCGTTGCGATCTCCTCGGCCcagccgcgccccgccccgcgctCCTGCTGCCTTCACCGCTGCCAACACCTCAGCCAGAGCCTCCGCCGCCGCCACCCAAGCATCCGTGAGTCATTTTCTGCCCATCTGTGGGCGCGCGGTAGTCACCACCCTAAGAGGTGTGCAGGCTTGCAAAATGGCAGAAGCGGATCCTAACAGGGTCTTGGAACCTGCCGCCCAGGGGGTGGATGAAGAGATGGTGGCTAGCTCGTCTAGCGATTCTGGGGAAGAATCTGACAGCAGCAGCTCTAGCAGCAGCACTagttgcagcagcagcagcggtagtagtggcagcagcagcagcagcagtagctgcAGCCGCTTCTATAGAAAGAAGAGGGTACCTGGGCCTTCCAGAAGTGCGCGGCGTGCTCCGTCGGGTAGAAGTTTCGTGGATCAGCTGCCTCGGGCAGTTAGAAATCGTGTGCAGGCGCTCAGAAATATTCAAGATGAATGTGACAAGGTAGACGCCCTGTTCTTAAAGGCAATTCACGATCTCGAACGAAAATATGCCGAACTCAATAGGCCTCTGTATGATCGGCGATTTCGAATCATCAATGCAGAATATGAGCCTACGGAAGAAGAATGTGAATGGAATTCGGAGGATGAGGTGTTCAGCAGTGATGAGGAGGTGCAGGAAGAAGGCCCTAGTGAGATGCCTGCCTTAGAGggtgaggaagaagaggatgacCCGAAAACAAAACCTGAGGTCAAGGCTGAAGAAAATGCAGCTCCGAAAGAAAATCCCGAGGCAAAggctgaagaagaagaagagtcTAAAGATGCTCTGGAGGCCAAGACTGAAGTAAAAGAAGATCCGAAAGAATCCCCCCAGGCAAAGGCAGAAGATAAAGAGCAGCCTAAAGTAACAGAGGCTAAGGCAAGGGCTCCAGGAAAAGAGGCTCCTAAAAGAGTTCCTGAGGTCAGGCCTAAGGAAAGAGCTCTTAAAAGAGCTCGCAGGGGAAAGCCTAAAAGAGAAGATCCTAAAGGCATTCCCGACTATTGGCTGACTGTCTTAAAGAATGTTGACAAGCTGGGGCCCATGATTCAGAAGTATGATGAGCCCATTCTGAAGTTCCTGTCCGATGTTAGCCTGAAGTTCTCAAAACCTGGCCGGCCTATAAGTTACACATTTGAATTTTGCTTTCTACCCAATCCATACTTCAAAAATGAGGTGCTGACCAAGACATATATAATAAAGTCAAAGCCAGATCACAACGATCCCTTCTTCTCTTggggctgggaaatccaagattgCAAAGGCTGTAAGATAGATTGGAGAAGAGCAAAGGATGTTACAGTGACAACCACCCGGAGTCGCACAACTGCTACTGGAGAAGTTGAAACCCAGCCAAGAGTGGTTCCTAATGCAtcattcttcaatttctttagcCCTCCTGAGATTCCTACAGTTGGAAAGCTTGAACCACGAGAAGATGCTATCCTTGATGAGGACTTTGAAATTGGTCAAATTTTACATGATAATGTCATCCTGAAATCTATCTATTACTATACAGGAGAAGTCAATGGTACCTATGATGTTGGTAAAGATtgtagaaacaggaaatatcGAAAATAAAAAAAAGGCTGCATGAAAGAATTTTCAAGAATCTCAAATTTCAAGCAGAAGTGAAGTAGGTTTATAtagtcttggggaaaaaaaaaaaaaaacctgccctGTAACCTCAGCACTAGTATTCCTAACAGTCTTGAGTTTTCGTACTTTCCTGGTAGCCTAAAATATTGTCTTAAAGTGTCTAAGTATCAGTTTATTCTATCTAGCCTGTTGTAGTGtaatattcttcaaaatatgtaaaCTGTTGTCAATTATCTAAAGCATGTTAGTTTGGTGCTACAAAGTTTTGATTTTTGTGAAGTCCTTTTGTCATATTCCTATTAGAATGTAGCTGTGAAAACTGTCAGAATTGTTTAACTGAGACAAATATttgcttgaaaaaaaaagttcctgaagcatcaatgcaaatatttttttttctttttccagcccAGAAGACTAAGGGTTTAAATCTGCTTGTACTAGCTGTGCCTTCATTACTTTGCTATAGAAATACAGTATTATACTAACTAAAACAGTGCATTGTGAAATTTGACCCCTTGAAAAAAATTAGCATACATTTAATAATGTCCATCAAGACCATATATGATATGACTGTGAGCTTGTTAATGTGCCATAGTGGTTTATAAATTTAAGCATAATGAAGTTATTGTTTACCACTGAGGTGTTAATATaacatagcatttttaaaaagtttgctcATCTTATCCTGTGTAACTGTAAACTAAAGGTActaaccacattttctttgtaaTATGTTCTACTTTGCCTTTCACTGGAAATGATCACTTTACATCATTggtatttttttcatgttcttctattacaatctaaaataaataaatgtcaaaatgTATCATGCTATAAAAATCTACCATTTTTGCCTCATTATAAAAAATATGGTGCTTATTATAGAAAAAGTAGAGAATCCTTAGgaaaaggaacatttaaaaatatataattatcaaTATAATTAACATTCTGATACATTTCACAGATCTTAGCTCTTTTTGGTGGGTACACATCCCAGTGATTGGAGAGAAATGGGACAGGGGAGAAGGACTAAGataggggagagaggaagagaagaggaggaaggaatggggaggAGTGTTGAAGTAgagaaagtggggagggagaagggagagggagggtacCAGAGTGAGGAGGGGGGTGGAAggagaagagggtgggagggaggaggaaaggaaaggggagagaaggaagggagaggggaggagggaagggaggagggtggggagtggaAAGGATGGGAGGAGGTAGGGATGGAGAAGAGGGGAGATAGGCAGGAGTGCCTCACCCAGAAAGGACATCCATATTAGTTGTTGTCTTCACTTCCAGGAGTAGGTTGGGTAAGTGACCCAGGCCCACCTTCCACCGTGACTTGGGAAGAGGTCTCATTCCCCTATgtggtttatttttccttataggtGACATTATGCTTTCACCAATTCTGCACCATGTGGTTGGTTACAGAGTAATTTGATCCAGAGATTTTGGTTTGAATTTATTGTGAGGAGGAAGCCCCTTAAACTCACTTTACCAAAGAGCTTTGTACTGGGCACAAAGTCACAAGCACAACAAATAATATCCTATTTCACATCTGCCATTTCCCCAACTGCATATACTTTCCTCCAGGACCTTAACAGGAAAGAGCTGT
Protein-coding sequences here:
- the NAP1L3 gene encoding nucleosome assembly protein 1-like 3, which produces MAEADPNRVLEPAAQGVDEEMVASSSSDSGEESDSSSSSSSTSCSSSSGSSGSSSSSSSCSRFYRKKRVPGPSRSARRAPSGRSFVDQLPRAVRNRVQALRNIQDECDKVDALFLKAIHDLERKYAELNRPLYDRRFRIINAEYEPTEEECEWNSEDEVFSSDEEVQEEGPSEMPALEGEEEEDDPKTKPEVKAEENAAPKENPEAKAEEEEESKDALEAKTEVKEDPKESPQAKAEDKEQPKVTEAKARAPGKEAPKRVPEVRPKERALKRARRGKPKREDPKGIPDYWLTVLKNVDKLGPMIQKYDEPILKFLSDVSLKFSKPGRPISYTFEFCFLPNPYFKNEVLTKTYIIKSKPDHNDPFFSWGWEIQDCKGCKIDWRRAKDVTVTTTRSRTTATGEVETQPRVVPNASFFNFFSPPEIPTVGKLEPREDAILDEDFEIGQILHDNVILKSIYYYTGEVNGTYDVGKDCRNRKYRK